A single window of Tenericutes bacterium MZ-XQ DNA harbors:
- a CDS encoding pyruvate, phosphate dikinase: MTMTKYVYLFKEGDQSMRNLLGGKGANLAEMTKIGMPVPQGFTVTTEACIDYYNRGKKITPEIIEQIEKALAETEKMAGKKFGDANDPFLVSVRSGARASMPGMMDTILNLGLNDVSVEGLAKLTNNPRFAYDSYRRFIQMFSDVVMEIDKENYEHLLEQMKEEKGVELDTDLDANDLIKLVGQFKARYLELKGEAFPQDPKEQLIEAITAVFRSWDNPRANTYRRMNHIPYEWGTAVNVQGMVFGNMGEDSGTGVAFTRNPSDGTNELYGEYLFNAQGEDVVAGIRTPKPISELKEDNPALYDEFVSISNKLEAHYRDMQDMEFTIERGKLYMLQTRNGKRTAQAALKIAIDLVKEGVLTEKEAILKVEPGQLDSLLHPQFNPTALGQAKLIATGLNASPGAATGRVVFNADRAKEMKEKDGLPVILVRQETSPEDIEGMIVASGILTSRGGMTSHAAVVARGMGRCCVAGAGSIRVSEAKKIFEVNGETYKEGDWISLDGTTGKIYGEKVETMDATVSGDFETLMTWADKYAALKVRTNADNPRDAKVAYEYGAQGIGLCRTEHMFFEGDRIMAVREMIVAKNVEERKKALAKLLPMQKEDFIGLYKEMRGFPVTVRYLDPPLHEFLPTEADDIKALAKEMGISEKELNDTINELHETNPMLGHRGVRLSVTYPEIAEMQTRAVIEAAIEVNRQGMNVVPEIMIPLVGEVKELKYIKDVVVKTADEIIAASNVDLKYTVGTMIEIPRAALLADEIAKEAEFFSFGTNDLTQMTFGFSRDDAGKFLGDYYDKKIFVNDPFAHVDQKGVGKLMDMASKLGRETRPDIKLGICGEHGGDPLSVEFCHNIGLSYVSCSPFRVPIARLAAAHANIKNPR; the protein is encoded by the coding sequence ATGACGATGACAAAGTATGTATATTTGTTTAAAGAAGGCGATCAATCCATGAGAAACCTTCTTGGTGGTAAAGGTGCTAACTTAGCTGAAATGACTAAGATTGGTATGCCAGTGCCACAAGGCTTCACTGTAACAACTGAAGCTTGTATCGATTACTATAATCGTGGTAAGAAAATTACTCCAGAGATTATAGAACAAATCGAAAAAGCGCTTGCTGAAACAGAAAAAATGGCAGGCAAAAAATTTGGAGATGCTAATGATCCATTCTTAGTATCAGTTCGTTCTGGTGCTAGAGCTTCAATGCCAGGGATGATGGACACTATCTTAAACTTAGGTTTAAACGATGTTTCTGTAGAAGGGTTAGCGAAGTTAACGAATAATCCTCGTTTTGCTTACGATTCATACAGACGTTTCATTCAAATGTTCTCAGATGTAGTTATGGAAATTGATAAAGAAAACTACGAACATCTATTAGAACAAATGAAAGAAGAAAAAGGTGTTGAACTAGATACTGACTTAGATGCTAATGACTTAATTAAATTAGTTGGTCAATTTAAGGCTAGATACTTAGAATTAAAAGGGGAAGCTTTCCCTCAAGATCCAAAAGAACAATTAATCGAAGCAATTACTGCTGTATTTAGATCATGGGACAACCCAAGAGCTAATACTTACAGAAGAATGAACCACATTCCTTATGAATGGGGTACTGCTGTAAACGTACAAGGTATGGTTTTCGGTAACATGGGTGAAGACTCAGGTACAGGTGTTGCATTCACTAGAAATCCATCTGATGGTACAAATGAATTATATGGTGAGTACTTATTTAATGCACAAGGTGAAGACGTTGTTGCAGGGATCCGTACACCAAAACCAATCAGCGAATTAAAAGAAGACAATCCTGCATTATACGATGAGTTTGTGTCAATTTCTAATAAGTTAGAAGCACATTATCGCGATATGCAAGATATGGAATTTACGATTGAACGTGGTAAATTATACATGCTTCAAACAAGAAATGGTAAGAGAACTGCACAAGCTGCATTAAAGATTGCTATTGACCTTGTTAAAGAAGGTGTATTAACAGAAAAAGAAGCTATTTTAAAAGTTGAACCAGGACAATTAGATTCTTTATTACACCCACAATTTAACCCAACTGCACTAGGTCAAGCAAAATTGATTGCAACTGGTCTAAACGCATCACCAGGTGCTGCTACAGGACGTGTTGTATTTAACGCTGATCGTGCGAAAGAAATGAAAGAAAAAGATGGTCTTCCAGTGATCTTAGTTAGACAAGAAACATCACCAGAAGATATTGAAGGTATGATCGTTGCATCTGGTATTTTAACATCACGTGGTGGTATGACATCACATGCTGCAGTTGTTGCTCGTGGTATGGGTAGATGTTGTGTTGCTGGTGCAGGTTCAATTCGTGTATCAGAAGCTAAGAAAATATTCGAAGTTAATGGCGAAACATATAAAGAAGGCGACTGGATTTCATTAGATGGAACAACTGGTAAGATCTATGGTGAAAAAGTTGAAACTATGGATGCTACAGTATCAGGCGACTTCGAAACATTAATGACTTGGGCAGATAAATATGCTGCACTTAAAGTTCGTACAAATGCTGACAATCCAAGAGACGCTAAAGTTGCTTATGAGTATGGCGCTCAAGGTATCGGTTTATGTAGAACAGAACATATGTTCTTCGAAGGCGATAGAATCATGGCTGTTAGAGAAATGATCGTTGCTAAGAATGTTGAAGAACGTAAAAAAGCATTAGCTAAATTATTACCAATGCAAAAAGAAGATTTCATTGGTTTATACAAAGAGATGAGAGGATTCCCAGTGACTGTTCGTTACTTAGATCCACCTCTACATGAGTTCTTACCAACTGAAGCTGATGATATTAAAGCATTGGCTAAAGAAATGGGTATCTCTGAAAAAGAATTAAATGATACAATTAATGAATTACACGAAACTAACCCTATGTTAGGTCATCGTGGTGTTCGTTTAAGTGTGACATATCCTGAAATTGCAGAAATGCAAACACGTGCTGTGATTGAAGCTGCAATTGAAGTTAACCGTCAAGGTATGAATGTAGTGCCTGAAATTATGATCCCACTTGTAGGTGAAGTTAAAGAGTTGAAATATATTAAAGATGTTGTTGTGAAGACTGCTGATGAAATCATTGCTGCTTCAAATGTAGATCTTAAATATACTGTAGGTACAATGATTGAAATTCCTAGAGCTGCTTTATTAGCTGATGAAATTGCTAAAGAAGCTGAATTCTTCAGTTTTGGTACAAACGACTTAACACAAATGACATTTGGATTTAGCCGTGATGATGCAGGTAAATTCTTAGGCGACTATTATGATAAGAAGATATTTGTAAATGATCCATTTGCTCACGTAGACCAAAAAGGTGTAGGTAAATTAATGGATATGGCATCTAAATTAGGTAGAGAAACTAGACCTGATATTAAATTAGGTATCTGTGGTGAACATGGTGGAGATCCACTATCAGTTGAGTTCTGCCACAATATCGGATTAAGCTATGTTTCATGCTCTCCATTTAGAGTACCAATCGCTAGATTAGCGGCTGCTCACGCAAATATTAAAAACCCTAGATAA
- a CDS encoding 6-phosphofructokinase — MKDLKGAALLGQSGGPTSVINSSAAGVFLEALKQENITEVYGAIHGIKGVLNEDFYDISKEDQEELLRLKNTPSSAIGSVRYKLANPKKDDSDYRRLLEVFKKYNIRYFFYNGGNDSMDTCNKISKFFKKSGYDCNVMGVPKTIDNDLNVTDHSPGFASAAKYVATSFMELYHDATVYDIPQITIVEVMGRNAGWLTAASALATYKGQGPDLIYLPEVAFDVEEFYEDVESILKEKGKVLIAVSEGIKNDKGQYIAETLQELKTDAFGHAQLGGTASVLAKELSNRINVKIRAIEFSLLQRSAAHLASKVDVEEAFKAGQKAVKAAVRGTTDKMVGFERVSSNPYKIKYKLIPLRKAANEEQKVPLEWIKPRGRGLTQEFIDYALPLIQGESKAKLEDGLPRFAQLKKVRVTKK, encoded by the coding sequence ATGAAAGATTTAAAAGGTGCAGCATTATTAGGCCAATCAGGCGGTCCTACAAGTGTTATTAATTCAAGTGCAGCTGGTGTTTTCTTAGAAGCTTTAAAACAAGAAAATATCACTGAAGTATATGGTGCAATTCATGGCATCAAAGGTGTATTAAACGAAGATTTCTATGATATTTCAAAAGAAGATCAAGAAGAACTATTAAGATTAAAAAATACACCATCATCTGCAATTGGTAGTGTTCGTTATAAATTAGCAAACCCTAAAAAAGATGATTCAGATTATAGACGTCTACTAGAAGTGTTCAAGAAGTATAATATCCGTTACTTCTTCTATAATGGCGGAAATGATTCAATGGATACTTGTAATAAGATTTCTAAGTTCTTTAAGAAATCAGGTTATGATTGCAATGTCATGGGTGTTCCAAAGACAATTGATAATGACTTAAATGTTACTGATCACTCTCCAGGATTTGCAAGTGCAGCAAAATATGTAGCAACTTCATTTATGGAGTTATATCATGATGCAACTGTTTATGATATTCCACAGATTACAATCGTTGAAGTGATGGGAAGAAATGCAGGTTGGTTAACTGCCGCTTCAGCACTAGCAACTTACAAAGGTCAAGGTCCAGATTTAATTTATTTGCCAGAAGTTGCATTTGATGTTGAAGAATTCTATGAAGATGTTGAATCTATTTTAAAAGAAAAAGGTAAAGTGTTAATCGCTGTTTCTGAAGGTATCAAGAATGACAAAGGTCAATATATCGCGGAAACTTTACAAGAACTAAAAACTGATGCGTTTGGTCATGCACAATTAGGTGGTACTGCTTCAGTTTTAGCTAAAGAATTATCAAACCGTATCAATGTGAAAATCAGAGCAATCGAATTTAGTTTATTACAACGTTCAGCAGCTCATCTAGCATCTAAAGTTGATGTTGAAGAAGCATTTAAAGCTGGTCAAAAAGCTGTAAAAGCTGCTGTTAGAGGTACAACTGATAAGATGGTCGGATTTGAAAGAGTATCATCAAATCCTTATAAGATTAAATATAAGTTAATCCCACTAAGAAAAGCTGCAAACGAAGAACAAAAAGTTCCACTAGAGTGGATTAAACCTAGAGGTAGAGGATTAACTCAAGAGTTTATTGATTATGCACTCCCACTTATCCAAGGTGAATCTAAAGCTAAATTAGAAGATGGTCTACCAAGATTTGCACAACTTAAAAAAGTCAGAGTTACTAAAAAATAA
- a CDS encoding peptidase T — MNTLIERFLRYVKIDTQSDHESKTFPSTEKQKDLSRLLVKELKEMGLDAFLDKDGYVYAKIEKNIDGKKAIGLIAHVDTSPDAPGFPVNPRIIEKYDGSTIKLNEEISMHPEQYPSLNKVIGEDIIVTDGNTLLGADDKCGVAEIMEVAKYFTTHKEEKHGDIYICFTPDEEIGQGADRFDFDFFKADFAYTADGSEVGGIEYENFNAATVNLEFIGKSIHPGSAKNKLINAQHIAMEFHSMLPTFLNPAYTEKYEGFNHLTQMHGQVEHARTQYIVRNHHKGLFVKQKDDFVTIAHYLNEKYGYQAVKVDIKDSYFNMYDIIKDHMYVVELAKQATINQGIEPKVEPIRGGTDGARLTYDGLICPNLGTGGYQFHGRLEFASIQQMEKAVEIYKEIIKLNAK, encoded by the coding sequence ATGAACACATTAATAGAGAGATTTTTACGTTATGTTAAAATTGATACACAATCTGATCACGAATCAAAAACATTCCCATCAACTGAAAAACAAAAGGATTTGAGTCGTCTACTCGTCAAAGAATTAAAAGAAATGGGATTAGATGCATTTTTAGATAAAGATGGATATGTTTATGCAAAGATAGAGAAAAACATAGATGGTAAAAAAGCAATCGGCCTTATTGCTCATGTGGATACTTCTCCAGATGCCCCTGGATTTCCAGTTAATCCAAGAATCATAGAAAAATATGACGGTTCTACAATTAAGTTAAACGAAGAAATATCTATGCACCCAGAACAATACCCTAGTTTAAATAAAGTTATCGGTGAAGATATCATTGTGACAGATGGAAATACTTTACTTGGTGCAGATGATAAATGTGGTGTTGCAGAGATTATGGAAGTTGCCAAATACTTTACAACCCATAAAGAAGAAAAGCATGGCGATATATATATTTGCTTTACTCCTGATGAAGAAATAGGTCAAGGTGCTGACAGATTTGATTTCGATTTCTTTAAAGCTGATTTTGCATATACAGCAGACGGTAGTGAAGTAGGTGGTATCGAATATGAAAACTTCAATGCTGCAACTGTTAATTTAGAATTTATTGGTAAAAGTATTCATCCTGGTTCAGCAAAAAACAAACTGATTAATGCTCAGCATATCGCTATGGAATTTCATAGCATGTTACCTACATTCTTAAATCCAGCCTATACAGAAAAATACGAAGGATTTAATCACTTAACACAAATGCACGGTCAAGTAGAACACGCGCGCACGCAATACATAGTAAGAAATCACCATAAAGGTTTATTTGTAAAACAAAAAGATGATTTTGTCACTATAGCGCACTACTTAAATGAAAAATACGGATATCAAGCTGTGAAGGTTGATATCAAAGACAGCTATTTCAATATGTATGACATCATTAAAGATCATATGTATGTTGTTGAACTTGCTAAACAAGCAACCATAAACCAAGGAATCGAACCAAAAGTTGAGCCTATTCGTGGAGGTACTGATGGTGCAAGATTAACTTATGATGGATTGATTTGTCCTAATCTAGGAACAGGCGGATATCAATTCCATGGAAGACTAGAATTTGCTTCAATACAACAAATGGAGAAAGCTGTTGAGATTTACAAAGAAATCATCAAATTAAATGCAAAATAA
- a CDS encoding 6-phosphofructokinase: MKIAVLTSGGDAPGMNAGVRAVVRAGTMYGHEVYGIKDGYKGLVEDDMVLLTHQSVSGMLTKGGTFLGTSRLPEFKELSVREKAIDNLKQRGIEALIVIGGDGTYRGGMELAKMGVKIIGVPGTIDNDIPGTDYTIGFHTAVETIVDAIDKLRDTSSSHQRVSIIEVMGRHSGDLAVFAGICGGAEFIITPENPMNKDDMIKKIKKYKNEGRRHAIIVITEKILDVHKLAEEITEATDFSSRATVLGYIQRGGAPCPEDRILGSRMGAYAVELLNDDIYGVCVGVRDSRMVHLPFANIIGQKRPKNELYSLVKKVS; encoded by the coding sequence ATGAAAATTGCAGTATTGACCTCTGGTGGTGACGCACCTGGTATGAATGCCGGTGTGAGAGCCGTTGTCAGAGCAGGAACCATGTATGGACATGAAGTTTACGGCATCAAAGATGGATACAAAGGACTTGTGGAAGATGATATGGTTTTACTTACACATCAAAGCGTATCAGGGATGCTTACAAAAGGTGGAACTTTTTTAGGAACATCAAGACTCCCAGAGTTTAAAGAACTGAGTGTTAGAGAAAAAGCAATTGATAATTTAAAACAAAGAGGTATCGAAGCTTTAATTGTTATTGGTGGCGATGGTACATATCGTGGAGGTATGGAACTTGCAAAAATGGGCGTAAAAATTATTGGTGTCCCAGGAACCATTGACAATGATATCCCAGGAACTGATTATACCATCGGTTTCCACACCGCTGTTGAAACGATAGTTGATGCGATTGATAAACTTAGAGATACATCATCATCTCACCAAAGAGTATCCATTATCGAAGTGATGGGTAGACATAGTGGCGATTTAGCTGTATTTGCAGGTATTTGTGGTGGCGCTGAGTTTATTATTACACCAGAAAATCCAATGAATAAAGACGATATGATCAAAAAGATAAAAAAGTATAAGAATGAAGGTAGAAGACATGCCATCATTGTGATTACTGAAAAAATCTTAGATGTTCATAAACTAGCAGAAGAAATCACAGAAGCAACCGATTTCAGTTCTAGAGCTACCGTCTTAGGCTATATCCAAAGAGGTGGAGCACCATGCCCAGAAGATCGTATTTTAGGATCTAGAATGGGTGCTTATGCTGTTGAATTATTAAATGATGATATTTACGGTGTATGTGTTGGTGTACGTGATTCTCGTATGGTACACTTACCATTCGCAAACATTATCGGTCAAAAAAGACCAAAAAATGAGTTATACTCACTCGTTAAAAAAGTATCTTAA
- a CDS encoding excinuclease ABC subunit B yields the protein MFDLKAPFVPKGDQIEAIETLRNNFKKGLNEQVLLGATGTGKTFTMANIINKLQKKTLILAPNKTLAGQLYGELKAFFPHNRVEYFISYYDYYQPEAYVVSTDTYIEKDSSINDEIDEMRHSATASLLNHDDVIVVASVSCIYGIGDPDTYKNAMIFVRVGENYGRDRLINKLVELTYQRNDMDFHRGTFRVRGDSVEIIPVYERAQGIRVSFFGDEVEDIKRFDVLTGQALENLEYTTIFPATHFMTDKDRLQESIRRIKNEMQEQVAYFKDNNLLLEAQRIEQRTRYDMEMLEEIGMCSGVENYSRHLSLREAGETPATLIDFFGDDFLMIIDESHVTIPQVRGMYAGDRSRKETLVNFGFRLPSALDNRPLQFQEFEQKLDKVIYLSATPGGYELEKGLPIIEQIIRPTYLLDPEVEVRKTEGQMDDLYFEIKKRAENNERVLVTTLTIRMSEDLTAYFKKLGLKVAYLHSEIKSLDRIKILRELRMGKYDCLIGINLLREGLDLPEVSLVAILDANKQGFLRSERSLVQTIGRAARNVNGHVIMYADSISPAMQYAIDETNRRRSLQLEFNEKYQVEPVTIRKDIRDNISMKSDIIEEEKDFSTMNKKDKEKTIKQLEKDMQEAAKQLDFEKAAEIRDLIFELKADD from the coding sequence ATGTTTGATTTAAAAGCACCTTTTGTTCCAAAAGGAGATCAAATAGAAGCGATCGAAACATTAAGAAATAATTTTAAAAAAGGCTTAAATGAACAAGTTTTACTAGGTGCAACAGGTACTGGTAAAACATTCACGATGGCTAATATTATCAATAAATTACAAAAAAAGACTTTGATACTCGCGCCTAATAAGACCTTAGCAGGTCAATTATATGGCGAGTTAAAAGCCTTTTTTCCACATAATAGGGTTGAATATTTTATATCTTATTATGATTATTATCAACCAGAAGCTTATGTCGTTTCAACAGATACATATATTGAAAAAGATTCATCCATTAATGATGAAATTGATGAGATGAGACATAGTGCAACTGCATCATTATTAAATCATGATGATGTTATTGTCGTTGCCTCTGTTTCTTGTATCTATGGTATTGGTGATCCAGACACTTACAAAAATGCGATGATTTTTGTTCGTGTTGGTGAAAACTATGGTAGAGATCGGTTGATTAATAAACTTGTAGAACTAACTTATCAAAGAAATGATATGGATTTTCATAGGGGTACTTTTAGAGTTCGAGGAGATTCGGTTGAGATCATTCCTGTTTATGAAAGAGCACAAGGCATTAGAGTTTCTTTTTTTGGAGACGAAGTAGAAGATATCAAACGCTTTGATGTCCTTACTGGTCAAGCGTTAGAAAATTTAGAGTATACAACAATCTTTCCAGCGACACATTTTATGACAGATAAAGATCGTCTTCAAGAATCGATTAGAAGAATTAAAAATGAGATGCAAGAACAAGTCGCTTATTTTAAAGATAACAATTTACTTTTGGAAGCACAACGTATTGAACAACGAACAAGATACGATATGGAAATGCTTGAAGAAATCGGGATGTGTTCGGGTGTTGAAAACTATTCAAGACATTTATCACTTAGAGAAGCAGGAGAAACACCAGCAACTTTAATTGATTTTTTCGGTGATGATTTTTTAATGATTATCGATGAGTCTCATGTAACAATTCCTCAGGTTAGAGGGATGTATGCAGGAGATAGATCAAGAAAAGAGACTTTAGTCAATTTTGGGTTTAGACTGCCTTCAGCACTTGACAATAGACCGTTGCAGTTTCAAGAATTCGAACAAAAACTTGATAAAGTCATTTATTTAAGTGCAACACCTGGTGGATATGAGCTTGAAAAAGGACTTCCTATAATAGAACAGATCATTAGACCTACTTATTTACTTGATCCAGAAGTTGAAGTCAGAAAAACAGAAGGCCAAATGGATGATTTATATTTTGAGATTAAAAAGCGTGCTGAAAATAATGAACGTGTTTTAGTCACAACACTTACCATAAGAATGAGTGAAGATCTAACTGCATATTTTAAAAAACTAGGATTAAAGGTCGCTTATTTGCATAGTGAAATAAAATCCTTGGATCGTATTAAAATATTAAGAGAGCTTAGAATGGGTAAATATGACTGTTTAATTGGAATTAATTTACTTAGAGAAGGGCTTGATCTACCAGAAGTATCTTTGGTCGCAATCTTAGATGCCAATAAGCAAGGATTCTTAAGAAGTGAAAGATCTTTGGTTCAAACCATAGGTCGTGCAGCAAGAAATGTTAACGGACATGTCATCATGTATGCTGATTCGATATCACCAGCTATGCAATACGCAATTGATGAGACGAATAGAAGAAGATCTTTACAACTTGAGTTTAATGAAAAATATCAAGTGGAACCTGTAACGATTAGAAAAGATATTAGAGATAATATCTCAATGAAATCGGATATTATAGAAGAAGAAAAAGATTTTTCAACTATGAATAAGAAAGATAAAGAAAAAACGATTAAACAACTTGAAAAGGATATGCAAGAAGCAGCTAAGCAACTTGACTTTGAGAAAGCCGCAGAAATTAGAGATTTAATCTTTGAACTAAAGGCAGATGATTGA